A window of Candidatus Cloacimonas sp. genomic DNA:
TCCGCAGCTAATTTCATATCCTCAGGAGCCATAAATTGTCCCTTTTTGATATTGATAATTTTGCCCGTGGAAGCGGCAGTTTTGATCAAATCAGTTTGTCTGGATAGAAAAGCGGGAATTTGTAAGATGTCACAAACCTCGGCTGCAGCGGCAACTTCACAGCATTCATGCACATCCGTAAGAATCGGAAGTTCAAATTCCCTTTTTATTTCCGCCAATAAATTCAGCCCTTCTTCCATGCCAGGACCGCTAAAAGACATTACAGAACTCCGATTTGCCTTTCTATAGGACGATTTGAAGATGAGGGGAATTCCTTTGGCGGTGCATAAATTCTTCAATGTTTCCGCCACGGTAAACATTATATTTTTTGACTCAATCACGCAGGGACCTGCGATCAGGAAAAAACCTTGGCAGTCGGAAAGTTCCTTATATAGTTTGTTCATCTACTTGAAGACAGCAAAGCTGTTTGCTCCTTTAATTTGTAATCTTTTTCACTTTTTCCCAGGAAAAACCTTCTCTGCCAAAATGACCATAAGCGGCAGTAGGTAAAAATACTGGTTTTCTAAGATCAAGATAATCAATTATCCCGCCAACTGTCAAGTCAAAGTTTCGGGCGATGATTCTTTCAATTTCAGCGTCACTTTCTTTTCCGCTGCCAAAAGTATCCACCATCAAAGAAATGGGTTTCTGTTCACCAATTACGAAACTGAATTGAATTAAACATTCATCTGCCAAACCACTGGCTACCACACTTTTAGAAATGTGCCTTGCCATATAAGCCGCGCTTCTGTCAACTTTGGTAGCATCTTTTCCAGAAAAAGCCCCCCCCCCATGTTGAGCCCAACCTCCATAAGTATCCACAATTATTTTTCTGCCAGTTAAACCCGTATCAAAAGCGGGTCCTCCATCCTGCCAAGGACCTAAAGGATTAATTTTTATTTCGCAGTTTTGGGTATCAAAATAGCCCTTGCATTCATCTTCAATGGTAGCAATGGAGGGAAGTATGACCACTTGTTTGATTTGTTCTTTCAATTCTTCAAAATCCATTTCGCTAAGAACATCGTGATGAGTGGAAATTACCAAACATTGTAAATCCACTGCTTTACGACCTATATAATGCATAGACACCTGACTTTTGGAATCGGGCAAAATATGTTTCAGTGTTCCATTTTTTCTTGCTTGGGCAAGATTGAACAATAATTTATGAGCCAATTCAATAGGAACGGGCATCATATTTTGGGTTTGAGAACAAGCATACCCGAACATCAAACCCTGATCTCCGGCTCCCGTATTTTCTTCCAAAGCGGATTCCTGACGATGTAAATAGTTATTTATTATGCAGTTATAATCAAATCCCTTGGCGGCATTTGTATAGCCAATTTCTTTTATCGTTTTACGCACGATGGATTCAATATCTGCCGTTGCTGAAGAAGATATTTCTCCAGATAAAATTACTCTGTTTTCCGTGGCTAATGTTTCACAGGCGACTCTTGAATTTGG
This region includes:
- a CDS encoding 3-deoxy-8-phosphooctulonate synthase; the encoded protein is MNKLYKELSDCQGFFLIAGPCVIESKNIMFTVAETLKNLCTAKGIPLIFKSSYRKANRSSVMSFSGPGMEEGLNLLAEIKREFELPILTDVHECCEVAAAAEVCDILQIPAFLSRQTDLIKTAASTGKIINIKKGQFMAPEDMKLAA
- the metK gene encoding methionine adenosyltransferase, which encodes MTALHSLDKTEKNGYVFTSESVSEGHPDKVCDQISDAILDAYLQNDPNSRVACETLATENRVILSGEISSSATADIESIVRKTIKEIGYTNAAKGFDYNCIINNYLHRQESALEENTGAGDQGLMFGYACSQTQNMMPVPIELAHKLLFNLAQARKNGTLKHILPDSKSQVSMHYIGRKAVDLQCLVISTHHDVLSEMDFEELKEQIKQVVILPSIATIEDECKGYFDTQNCEIKINPLGPWQDGGPAFDTGLTGRKIIVDTYGGWAQHGGGAFSGKDATKVDRSAAYMARHISKSVVASGLADECLIQFSFVIGEQKPISLMVDTFGSGKESDAEIERIIARNFDLTVGGIIDYLDLRKPVFLPTAAYGHFGREGFSWEKVKKITN